aagtagagctgggtgtcatctgcatagcagtgaaattGCATGTTATTGTGAAATAGCACCTAGGAGTAGGAGATAGATAATAAAAAGTAAAGGACCCGGGACAGAGCCTCAGGGTACACCAGAAGCAGCCAGAGAGATAAAAAGAAGATGTTTAGAAGAATCTGATATTAATGAATTACAATACTCCACTTGAAAGAAAGCAGGGATTAGGGCTGTTcaatataacgatatatatcggatgacgatataaaaacgtctatcgtttcattttacgctatcgtttgtttcgtggtgtcgcaaaataaactgtttacggcaatattttttcattattttgatggtcactgtagtggctatattaatttcctaaagttctctctttctcttatatttaatataaccacactactgacggacaagcgcttgtttttaagcattgtcgttagcaacaacgacggtaaaaccacctcgtgtccgcttgtttattttccacataaacctttcacaataaagctcaagatcctgttgagacttttcaaaataaactgaatcacgtgaaagatgcagagtatttacggatgagaagcaaaaaagagccgccaggtgctaaaaaataaaccttagactcaaacgttagaacaggcttttccccgcagcacgctgtgtaataaatactcacaaagaaaacagcggccgttacaacctatgtctaaaaatgtatcgtttcatgcatcagttaaaacactcgactccaggtacgcgacgcccagctggaaacacttcacgcaagtcgagctgcccgacattcacagaatttacagaaaatgttacatttttgtgatttatatcgttatcagacgatagatgtcttaatatcaggatatgagattttggtcatatcgcacagccctagcagggatacatatttgtttaatgcacattgaaggacatatccagTTCAGTCCCAGATTCCTCACAATGTTACTGGAGGCTAACGTAATGCCAATCAAGAGTCCGCGTTCTGGTTAGACATCATGTTTCAGAGATTTTTAGGGACAAATATAATAACTTTAGTGTTGTCTCTAAAACATGCCTGTCCTTTAACTAATTAATTTGTGTAATCCAGCTTGAGAGGTTACTATAGCTTGGTATCATCTGTGTtgtaatgaaaatgtatgcaAAATTGTCTAATAACAAGGGAAGGGAAGGGACGCAtctataatgtaaatagaattggtcccaGCACAGAACCCTCTGTAACTCAATAACAAACTTGTCATGTGAGAAGACGACTCCCCATTTACATGCAAACACTGGAATCCATCAAAAAAGTCATAATTAAAAGCAATGTAAACCATTTCTTTTAACACAAAAGCACATGAGTCTCTGTAGTAAAATACTGTGGCCAATGAATGCGACACTGAGATTTAATAGGACAGCCTGTAGCTCAAGTAAAGTAAATGTTCACTAGAGAGATTTCATTACTATGACAAATTCTGAAACCCACACTCAACTTCCCCCAAATAAACCGCTCCTCTGCAAGGAACTAGTTAAACGTTTTACACCTACTCTTTCAAGAACTAAATCATTTTTCTTACCTTTGCCGCGTTGAAAATATACATAGCAAGTTATCCACAACTGAACTGCTTTGCATTATcataacaaaaatacattttagcaTAGTCATCGATATCAATTACTTTGCCATGCTTCTGTAATACCATCATATACAGAACAGCACGTTATTCACTTCCTGTGTTGCAAGCTGCGGTTCTAAGAAAAACATCCTACAGACAGAAGCAGAAGCACTAAAGCAGGAGCAGTTAATGTGCCAAGTCTTACAAACTAGCTTCATCAATTAGGTCCAACCTAAATACTTAACCCTATTTTATATTCCTCAAGGATCCAGGATTCTTCTGCAAATAATCCAACTGGATGTCTCCACTGCAGAAGCTTTAACTGTGGTGGTACTGGCAGACTACAGAGAAACAGGGCTATTATGCGCCAGCTTGAAGGGACAAAATGCAGCTTCCTTGTGTGCCTGGGGATAAGTATTATTatcttttcattcatttatttgagGACTAGGACGCCACCTGAGTTAAAGCCTCCCCCATCTTCAAGTTGCAAACCTTTCTCAACTGCGTGTAAAACTGTTTTGCCAGGCATGAAGAAAGGAGTAAATTGGTACCGCCGTGACTGTCAGGTATGTTTTTCCCCCACCCTttctttacttctgagaaatAAAAACCACAAATATTCTAGAGGAAATTTTCATTTGACCTAACAACCCGTTAGGAGCATTAGCACAGTCACATTGACATtcctatttaaaaaatattttcagcagTAACAGTGGCAATAATATCCTTTTTTGTCTACAGGAGGAAAGCTACATTCTAAACAGCCATTTCCTGTGCTCAAACTTGACAAGAGATTTACACTTTATAACAAGACCTCTAAGTCGTACAGAGGAGCTCTACCCTTTAGCTTTCATTGTGACTATTCATAAAGAGCTGGAGCTTTTCATCCGCCTCTTGAGGGCCATTTATATGCCACAAAATGTGTACTGCATTCACGTGGATGCTAAGGCTCCACGGGAGTATCGGGAGGCTGTACAGAAGCTAGTCAGCTGCTTTCCAAATACATTCCTCTCCAGTCACAGTGAAACTGTGACCTACGCTGGTTTTTCTCGTTTGCAAGCAGATCTGAATTGCATGAAGGATCTAGCAAAATCCAAGacagactggaaaaaggtgGTGAATCTGTGTGGACAAGATTTTCCTGTTAAGACTAACCTGgaactggtacagtacatgcagAGCCAACAATGGAGGGATAAAAACATGACACCTGGGGTCAAACAGCCGATGTCGATGAGGTACAGAACACAACGCCAGTACAAGGAGATTGTGGGGTCACATGTAGCTCCGAAAGGGCGAGGCGTGAGGAAAAGGCCTCCTCCACACAATCTGCAATTATATTTTGGAACAGCCTACTATGCTCTTACAAGGCCTTTCGTGGACTTTGTTCTGAAAAGCCCAATAGCGCATGACCTCTTGGATTGGTCCA
This genomic interval from Oreochromis niloticus isolate F11D_XX linkage group LG5, O_niloticus_UMD_NMBU, whole genome shotgun sequence contains the following:
- the gcnt7 gene encoding beta-1,3-galactosyl-O-glycosyl-glycoprotein beta-1,6-N-acetylglucosaminyltransferase 7 isoform X4, which translates into the protein MRQLEGTKCSFLVCLGISIIIFSFIYLRTRTPPELKPPPSSSCKPFSTACKTVLPGMKKGVNWYRRDCQEESYILNSHFLCSNLTRDLHFITRPLSRTEELYPLAFIVTIHKELELFIRLLRAIYMPQNVYCIHVDAKAPREYREAVQKLVSCFPNTFLSSHSETVTYAGFSRLQADLNCMKDLAKSKTDWKKVVNLCGQDFPVKTNLELVQYMQSQQWRDKNMTPGVKQPMSMRYRTQRQYKEIVGSHVAPKGRGVRKRPPPHNLQLYFGTAYYALTRPFVDFVLKSPIAHDLLDWSRDTFSPDEHYWVTLNHIKAPGSRIDGGWEGAIRAIKWRDQEGSAHSGCKAAVFQGITYEASVSTEWKTYHGSSAWTACLPISLRVIPFLRH
- the gcnt7 gene encoding beta-1,3-galactosyl-O-glycosyl-glycoprotein beta-1,6-N-acetylglucosaminyltransferase 7 isoform X2, translated to MRQLEGTKCSFLVCLGISIIIFSFIYLRTRTPPELKPPPSSSCKPFSTACKTVLPGMKKGVNWYRRDCQEESYILNSHFLCSNLTRDLHFITRPLSRTEELYPLAFIVTIHKELELFIRLLRAIYMPQNVYCIHVDAKAPREYREAVQKLVSCFPNTFLSSHSETVTYAGFSRLQADLNCMKDLAKSKTDWKKVVNLCGQDFPVKTNLELVQYMQSQQWRDKNMTPGVKQPMSMRYRTQRQYKEIVGSHVAPKGRGVRKRPPPHNLQLYFGTAYYALTRPFVDFVLKSPIAHDLLDWSRDTFSPDEHYWVTLNHIKAPGSRIDGGWEGAIRAIKWRDQEGSAHSGCKGHYIRGICIYGVEDLPWIISMDSMFANKFESNTFPEALDCLEQWHRNKVLNQATVPIEPSWLLAIHSNYSNSSSYFNSSAGE
- the gcnt7 gene encoding beta-1,3-galactosyl-O-glycosyl-glycoprotein beta-1,6-N-acetylglucosaminyltransferase 7 isoform X1 is translated as MRQLEGTKCSFLVCLGISIIIFSFIYLRTRTPPELKPPPSSSCKPFSTACKTVLPGMKKGVNWYRRDCQEESYILNSHFLCSNLTRDLHFITRPLSRTEELYPLAFIVTIHKELELFIRLLRAIYMPQNVYCIHVDAKAPREYREAVQKLVSCFPNTFLSSHSETVTYAGFSRLQADLNCMKDLAKSKTDWKKVVNLCGQDFPVKTNLELVQYMQSQQWRDKNMTPGVKQPMSMRYRTQRQYKEIVGSHVAPKGRGVRKRPPPHNLQLYFGTAYYALTRPFVDFVLKSPIAHDLLDWSRDTFSPDEHYWVTLNHIKEAPGSRIDGGWEGAIRAIKWRDQEGSAHSGCKGHYIRGICIYGVEDLPWIISMDSMFANKFESNTFPEALDCLEQWHRNKVLNQATVPIEPSWLLAIHSNYSNSSSYFNSSAGE
- the gcnt7 gene encoding beta-1,3-galactosyl-O-glycosyl-glycoprotein beta-1,6-N-acetylglucosaminyltransferase 7 isoform X3: MRQLEGTKCSFLVCLGISIIIFSFIYLRTRTPPELKPPPSSSCKPFSTACKTVLPGMKKGVNWYRRDCQEESYILNSHFLCSNLTRDLHFITRPLSRTEELYPLAFIVTIHKELELFIRLLRAIYMPQNVYCIHVDAKAPREYREAVQKLVSCFPNTFLSSHSETVTYAGFSRLQADLNCMKDLAKSKTDWKKVVNLCGQDFPVKTNLELVQYMQSQQWRDKNMTPGVKQPMSMRYRTQRQYKEIVGSHVAPKGRGVRKRPPPHNLQLYFGTAYYALTRPFVDFVLKSPIAHDLLDWSRDTFSPDEHYWVTLNHIKEAPGSRIDGGWEGAIRAIKWRDQEGSAHSGCKAAVFQGITYEASVSTEWKTYHGSSAWTACLPISLRVIPFLRH